Genomic segment of Zerene cesonia ecotype Mississippi chromosome 7, Zerene_cesonia_1.1, whole genome shotgun sequence:
TCGTGAGTTATTGTTTCATCTcattagaataattaattaattgaattgaattgaatgaatcaaataactacaatttttaattttggggTAAAGCCcttctatctatctattatttgTTGATTGTGAAATGTGAATGTCAGCTGTCAACTGTCATTTAAAAGCTGTGGTGTGCGGCGTCTCCGTACTTGTATctattttgaatattgtaaGAAGGGAACAGGAACCAGGATTGTGAAAAGACAGTTTAAAtggtttaaagtttaattaattaacgtatttaaattcatttatttgaattattggCTGCACTAAAGCACTAAATATTACGTTATAAGAACGTCATTACCAATATTGATCCATGAGTAAATCAAAAGTTTCGGCAGAATggaaaaaaagaatcaaatcGGAGTATATGCGTCTCCGACAAGTAAAGGTAAGCTTTTATTCTAGAATATCACCATTCCTTATActgacatttataatacacatgttaaaaattattcttttcttTGTTGCAAAGCGTTTCAAACGCGCCGACGAAGTAAAGGTGGCTTGGGCGCGAAATTTACGGATCATGTCAGAGGCGGTCGAAAATCGAGAAAATGAAACTTCAGAACGCGGCAGAAGGCCCTACTGGCCAGCACCTGGACCAAGTTCAAGCCACGAAAGTCTTATGAAAAGGGCAGAAGTTACTTCCACTGAtggtaacaaaacaaacatttaatctataaattgTTCACAAtgtgttacaataatttatgtttattgaacTAAAATACAATAGCATACCTTTTTTATAGGAAAAATTGACTGCAAAGTACAGTGGAAATATctgtaacatatatattttaaagtaaaacataTTAGGCAAATTGAATACTCAATGATATTTTCCAATTTCCCATAGCATCAGGAGTAGTAACAATGCAGCAAGTACCGATACGCATTATCAACTCGGTAAACCCCATCCCCACTATGTACACATGGGCTCCGACACAGAAGAACTTTATGGTGGAAGATGAGACTGTCCTTCATAATATACCGTACATGGGTGATGAGGTACTGGATCAGGATGGAACGTTTATTGAAGAATTGATTAAGAACTATGATGGGAAGGTGCATGGTATGTCCtacaaatgaatgaataaataaaactaaccaacattttaatttatagtgaACTAAACAATCAAAAAACAACTGGTCACAGACTGATCAGACACTAAAAGAAATCAGGTTCatcataaaaatgaatattataatatatatatattctttaccTATGTATTTTAACTGATTTAATGTAGATACAAATGCATTATCTATTTCATCAATCACACGATCTAATTAGGCATAGAAGTATGCCAGTAACATGAAGAGCATGCATTTTGTGCACCAAATCCCTTGTTTTGATTGTTGGTTAataataacagtatttattatttattctcattCTAGGTGACAAAGAAGGTGGTTTCATAGATGATCAACTGTTTGTCGACTTGGTTCATGCTCTGATGAGCTTCCAGACGAAGGATGAAGTTGCGGAGGAAAGGAGTAGAAGGGAATCTTGCAACTCAAAGGAAGATAAGGATGTGAGTATTCATTTACAAGTATAGGAATTCTTTTGTGATGTTAATTGTTAACTTACTAGTGTTTCAGAATTTGGAATAAATAGTCTGTACCAATGTCTAATTGgatttagttattataatttttttgtatcaaaagCTGTTTATCAAGATATACTGGTATGGATGGTGGATATAGAAGCATATTCAACTAGAATTCAAATTAGTAGCATAACAAGATCTTTGAATAATTGCCTCTTTTTATTGActctaatttttttatattttatttcacaaatatattaaatcaaattaattccAACATACAGAAAGATACTGGGAAAGACACAAAAGATAAGGACAAAGAGGAAAATAAAGATGCAGAGAAAAAGATCATAAATGAGAAACAGTTCCCAatctttacaatttttcaaGCCATCAGCTCACAATTTCCAGACAAAGGAACTGCTCAGGAGTTGAGGGAGAAGTGAGTTGTTTGTCTTTATTATACCCCTCTATTAAATCCGCACACTGCTTGACTGTCATAATACACTCAGaatcttattaaattgatttgtgTACTAGCTTACAATTTTTGTTCTATACTTATTTGCTACTCATGAAAATCTGTAAAAGGCTGTctgttgttttaaaactatatatctataataaaaagttcaaCTGTATGAATGtgtgaaatgtattttaatttgaattttaaataaacaaaaaaaaatcacacaaaactactatattatttatgtattgtgaTTTTCATATGACCTTTACAGGTACATAGAGCTGACATCTCGAAGCGACCCCAACGCCTTACCGCCCGAGTGCACGCCCAACATTGACGGACCTCTCGCCGAGTCCGTCTCCCGCGACCAGACCATGCACTCCTTCCACACGCTGTTCTGCCGCCGTTGCTTCAAGTACGACTGCTTCCTGCACCGTGAGTAAACACTCGCCAGGCCATACACACAGAGCAGACCAGATTGTGCTGACACCAGATCATGCACTCCTTCGACACGATGTTCTCCCGCCGTTGCATCAAGTACGACTACTTCATACACCGTGAGTAAACACTCGGCAGACCAGAAACACAGTGCGCACCAGACTGTATCGACACCAGGCCATGCACTCCTTCCTCACGCTGTTCTGCCGCCGTTGCTTCAAGTACGACTGCTTCCTGCGCCGAAACACTCGCCAAACCACACACACAGAGCGAACCAGACTGTACCGACACCAGACCATGTACTCCGTCCACATGCCTTTCTGCCGCTGTTCCGTTAAGAACGACTGCCGGTGTGAGTAAACAGTTTCCAGAATTCACACACTGCGCACCAGACCATGCATTCCTTCCACATTCTACACTGTGAGTACACACGATTTTAAGAAggtcattacaataaaaagtcaaaataaactattcaGCCATGATATCCTGAGaactgtataaaaaaaaattactggaATTTCGCATGCACTAAAAAGAATAAAGGACTTATCAACTTTAACAGcattctaaattatttcaaattgattCATTGTCTATTTCGAAAGGTGGAAttgttgatttataatatatgaccAAATATGCTCTAGATCTGAGTCAGCCTGCAGCCTTTTCTCTATAAGCAGATCGAAAGAAgacatattacaattttttttctgttacaaatcatttataaataaataagaaatgtaaATCAGAggttgataattattattattattaagactaTGGAGATTTTTTTGGACCAGACTTTGTGTTCACTGTGTTGGATAATGTTAGGCCAAGGaaaagttttatgtaaaaaaaagttttcaatgaCAATCATAGGGATTGGGAGtcatgattttattatgttgttaGTAAGAGTATTTTCCACTCAAGCTTTTGAGATCCTTATGTGTCTACAATATATGTAGGAAGTGGATTAGATTGAATGCTATACTAGATATTTGTAGTCAATTGTGtctattatttgattattatcaagatatataaaaagtaaaaatacgtagtatatgtaattgttttaatatcttaaGTTTTAAGTTTACTATATAAAGGCCTTACGCTATTATTATTCTGTTTGGCTGACAGGAAGTCAGACAACAGGTAAGGTCCTGTGAATATCTAGTTCGCCTAACCCATACTTGAGTTTGCTATCATCtccattttatatttcgtttaaatgttgtttgtttcattaaatatatctgtttatttatgtataataatgggcgtatatgaaatgaaaattggcaaaataactttcatggttttgaaaattgtttatagaCCCAAATTCAACGAGGGAAATATAGGCAAGAATTGGCATTTAAAGTCAAGGAAGAAAAAATTggcaaaaatctatttatcttattcttgtatcttttcaaaattcattattaaaaacttacctatataaattatctgctgacatacatatatattaatatgtatttattaagcacttactaaatatatgtagaaatgaatcatactttatttttctccCTGTCATTTTACATTTGTTAttctagtttttaattttactgccaatttttttttgacgcTTCGTAAGGTTTTGTCTTTGGGGTACATTTATGAAACTTACAATGAAATTCAGGTCTCCAGGCATGCCACCCTCGCCCTAATTTGTCAAAACGAAGGGGACCAGACTTGAAACCTTTCTCCGAGCCGTGTGGACCTAACTGTTACGTGTTATTggtaagttattataataggaactgtttatttaattctgtaattttattctaaaaaaagtACTAGATATGCATTTGGAAATATTTACGCGCTTTAAAGAAGTTTGCTACctaaaatatctaatttcaATGCTGCctatttccttattttatgtgatgcggtgttttatattgaaaattcgaAATAAATTCCGTCTGtctgatataatttaacaccTGAATCCCTTCGCATATAtggatgatattttattaattgaaattttgtaaatccTGTACAAGAAAACATCGTAGTTTATCACACTAGAAATTTATGGCAATAAGAAAAGCATGGAAGGtagttttttcttgtttttatacaaaaatggaatggtatgttataaatattataaatttaaattgtgtacTTAGGATGGTATGCGCGAAAAACTGGCTCGCGAGAAAGCTCTAGGAGAAGCGGGAGACGCGGAAGCTGATGATAAATCTAAAGCCCTCGACTCTCCAAACGACGCGTCTTCTGAAGACAGCAATGATTCTAACCGATTCCAAAAAGGTGAATTTGTCCGTCCCTTTCATACTTTAAAAGATTCTTGACTAATATAAACAGATAAAACACTAGGAATAAGGTtacaattgttttgtttaaatttgttacaatGATTAGGTATATAGTTTGTAAGGTTCTCTATAGATGATGAATTTGTCTTCTTGAAATAGATAAAGTCACACTGTAggatataaaactatatcatAATTAGACTTTTTATGGCAACATTAACAACTATTAAACCTTATTTTTTTCAGGTGGTAATAGTAATTCCAGCAACAGTAACAGCACATGGGCCAACAAACACAGCGGTGACCAAGCCACTGAGCCGGCATATAATGCTCTTGGTGAGTTCAAATGAAGATGTATGTAGAGTGTATGTAGTAgttcattattttactaagAAAGCTAAAAAATAAGACTTGGATTACTTTCagaaaattttcttcaaaagaaaaattttaccGAGAAAGAGATATTTTACCATTTCTTTTCTTTGAGGTTAAAAGTGTTGAGGTTAAAagagaatttattttcaaaaccgGCCAATTTTTTCCCCCAGGTCTAACATTAGGTGATCCAGACGCAGAATGGACAGGTTCAGACCAGTCGCTGTTCCGGGCTTTACACAAAGTGTTTGCCAACAACTACTGCGCTATTGCGCAACTGATGCTTTCCAAGACTTGTCAGCAGGTGAGGGACCTCAAACTGTTCATTTGCtacataactttttaacagTACTCCTAATAGATGTAGTAATTTTCAGTCTGTGCGCATTgtcttgttttgtttattgaaaatacacatttaaaaatccaGAAATGATTCTCTTAATAATACGAAGTTCATGGGAATATAGGGAATaagaagtaaaatattaaaaggaacAAGGAATTTTTCCTTCTGCACTGTTACCATCAGTTATAGTAGAGCAAGTTCATTCAATTTTGCCcctaaattcaatttttttcttaatttttaatttatagcattCATATATGGCTACGAAAATCGTCACGTGTGACTAAGAGGTTAAGCGGTAGGCGAACGACGCGGGTTCGACTTCCTATTTCGTAATCTAATTTTTCTACTctataaaatttctcatctcgtattttgttgtttgttttgtatacaCTATCCATAtgctttattgatttttatgacaTTCGGTGGTTGTGGGTCAAATCGTTGATGTTTCCGTGTGTTGGGGGCCGGGCAGGTGTACCGGCACCTGCTGGTGGCGGGCGGCGAGGCGCGCGGCGCGGAGGCGGAGCGCACGCCGCCGCgcaagaagaagaagaagcaCCGCCTCTGGTCCGTGCACTGCCGCAAGGTGCAGCTCAAGAAGGACTCCGCCTCGCACCACGTGTGAGTACCTGCTCCTCCGAGCCGGAACTGCCGGTAGGATCATGTGATTATGAGGGATTCTAAAGCCTTTTTTAGTGTGGTAATCTTGCAAGATACAAACGGCTCCCGAGGGAATTGCcatgggttatgtcggattcttactgACCAAAatcccactgtgttccgtcgagcaaCTGTAGTGAAGGAGCCATTTGAGCTGGTTCATCCGCGACAGGGATTCTAAAGCCTGCAAAACTGTTCAAACTAAACACAGGCTTTCGTTTCTACAAATATGATTGTACTAATTGAACAGTTTTCTTAAACTgtgtgctttatttttatttatttgttattgttgatttttttatcattattatttaacatattatatcattagacaaacaatttcaaaacattttttacgtgttcttaaaaaataacaatttacaatattaatattggcGTAATTGATTGTTGAACAGCTGTCTCGTTTTACAAATCATTGAAGATTTCATTTTGGAAAAGTTAatgaacttaatttaaaatacgtaaGGAACAATATGAAACCCCACCGAACCCCCCGCAGGTACAACTACACGCCGTGCGAGCACCCCAACCAGCCGTGCGACAACCTGTGCCCGTGCGTGCAGTCGCAGAACTTCTGCGAGAAGTTCTGCCAGTGCAGCAGCGACTGTTAGTATACGCTTGCTTTATGTTTTTTAGAGTAAAATGTTggatttgtaatatattgccaatttattaaatggtgtagattattaaaaaaaaattgctatgTATTAAATGCATAGTAGGGGGTaactatgaataaaacaattttgcgTCACTTCAAATCTAACATATGAAATTACCGATAAAAAACCGTTGTACAAATAAGCAACCTGACAGGAATCGGTCGGGAAAATATGCTggctaacctaacctaacctaacgtAACCTATCAAGTGTTGAGATCCATGTACGTGCGGTCGCAGGCCAGAACCGGTTCCCGGGGTGCCGCTGCAAGGCGCAGTGCAACACGAAGCAGTGCCCGTGCTACCTGGGCGTGCGCGAGTGCGACCCCGACCTGTGCACCGCGTGCGGGGCCgacgcgccgcccgcgccgcaccCCGTCTACTGCCGCAACGTCTCCGTGCAGAGGTGCGCGCCTGCGTGCGCGCCTGCGTGCGTGCCTGCACCTGCGCACTACCGCCTGCGCACGCGCCTGTgctccttttttattttttttatttcaccatcggcaatggagctggtgggtcgcctggtgGTGAGtgctaccaccacccatgaacattcgggAGGCGTAAcgtcgtttgcagaccttacgcctctccacatggattgccgacttcaaattggaaagggataaggaaaagattgattagaggaataaagaaaaagaattcggagggtaaggaaagggatatgggcctccggctcccccattcaccaaacgaaacacaacagaatgctatttcacgccggtcttctgtggaggtatggtacttccccggtgcgagctggcccaattcgtgccgaagcgtgctcgactatcacaataaattacaaaagttacataagtttttgttaaagtgtaataaaataaataaatacattagtGCTCACCCACATCTTTAAATGTTTctctttttcgttttatatggTAGGTCTGGAACGGAACGCTACCTAGCGTTGAGACCGCCgtttgtacataatttatcttttgCTTGTGTTAATGTAAacttgtgtgcaataaagaatacaaTCTATCTAAATATCACTTGCACTTGAACATAGACGTATAGCATGCGTTATGACGTCACATGGGCACATCGCTTGTAACGCGGACGTGTAATGTGACGTCACTCTAATACCATT
This window contains:
- the LOC119840822 gene encoding histone-lysine N-methyltransferase E(z) isoform X2; translated protein: MSKSKVSAEWKKRIKSEYMRLRQVKRFKRADEVKVAWARNLRIMSEAVENRENETSERGRRPYWPAPGPSSSHESLMKRAEVTSTDASGVVTMQQVPIRIINSVNPIPTMYTWAPTQKNFMVEDETVLHNIPYMGDEVLDQDGTFIEELIKNYDGKVHGDKEGGFIDDQLFVDLVHALMSFQTKDEVAEERSRRESCNSKEDKDKDTGKDTKDKDKEENKDAEKKIINEKQFPIFTIFQAISSQFPDKGTAQELREKYIELTSRSDPNALPPECTPNIDGPLAESVSRDQTMHSFHTLFCRRCFKYDCFLHRLQACHPRPNLSKRRGPDLKPFSEPCGPNCYVLLDGMREKLAREKALGEAGDAEADDKSKALDSPNDASSEDSNDSNRFQKGGNSNSSNSNSTWANKHSGDQATEPAYNALGLTLGDPDAEWTGSDQSLFRALHKVFANNYCAIAQLMLSKTCQQVYRHLLVAGGEARGAEAERTPPRKKKKKHRLWSVHCRKVQLKKDSASHHVYNYTPCEHPNQPCDNLCPCVQSQNFCEKFCQCSSDCQNRFPGCRCKAQCNTKQCPCYLGVRECDPDLCTACGADAPPAPHPVYCRNVSVQRGLHKHLLLAPSDVAGWGIFLKEAAHKNEFISEYCGEIISQDEADRRGKVYDKYMCSFLFNLNNDFVVDATRKGNKIRFANHSINPNCYAKVMMVNGDHRIGIFAKRAIQPGEELFFDYRYGPTEQLKFVGIEREMEFL
- the LOC119840822 gene encoding histone-lysine N-methyltransferase E(z) isoform X1, translated to MSKSKVSAEWKKRIKSEYMRLRQVKRFKRADEVKVAWARNLRIMSEAVENRENETSERGRRPYWPAPGPSSSHESLMKRAEVTSTDASGVVTMQQVPIRIINSVNPIPTMYTWAPTQKNFMVEDETVLHNIPYMGDEVLDQDGTFIEELIKNYDGKVHGDKEGGFIDDQLFVDLVHALMSFQTKDEVAEERSRRESCNSKEDKDKDTGKDTKDKDKEENKDAEKKIINEKQFPIFTIFQAISSQFPDKGTAQELREKYIELTSRSDPNALPPECTPNIDGPLAESVSRDQTMHSFHTLFCRRCFKYDCFLHRSQTTGLQACHPRPNLSKRRGPDLKPFSEPCGPNCYVLLDGMREKLAREKALGEAGDAEADDKSKALDSPNDASSEDSNDSNRFQKGGNSNSSNSNSTWANKHSGDQATEPAYNALGLTLGDPDAEWTGSDQSLFRALHKVFANNYCAIAQLMLSKTCQQVYRHLLVAGGEARGAEAERTPPRKKKKKHRLWSVHCRKVQLKKDSASHHVYNYTPCEHPNQPCDNLCPCVQSQNFCEKFCQCSSDCQNRFPGCRCKAQCNTKQCPCYLGVRECDPDLCTACGADAPPAPHPVYCRNVSVQRGLHKHLLLAPSDVAGWGIFLKEAAHKNEFISEYCGEIISQDEADRRGKVYDKYMCSFLFNLNNDFVVDATRKGNKIRFANHSINPNCYAKVMMVNGDHRIGIFAKRAIQPGEELFFDYRYGPTEQLKFVGIEREMEFL